The following coding sequences lie in one Cyanobacterium sp. Dongsha4 genomic window:
- a CDS encoding chemotaxis protein CheW translates to MSESPLSVAKSSRQNTVFQQQFLKFVLLPDTNLMISLSEIAAVLKIPLGQIIPIPEMPSWVIGVYNWRGQIVWMIDLGQLLGFTPWYQQSVVASNHKAVVIHPSSQNLRNSASGDLIGLIVSDVNDIELCDTSEIHSPPASAVTPELAPFLRGYWIKNNGEIIVTVDADAIFAAMPKE, encoded by the coding sequence ATGAGTGAATCTCCTTTATCTGTTGCGAAGTCTTCCCGTCAAAATACTGTTTTTCAACAACAGTTTCTCAAATTTGTCTTATTACCAGACACAAACTTAATGATTTCTTTATCAGAAATTGCCGCAGTGTTGAAAATACCTTTGGGGCAAATTATTCCGATTCCTGAAATGCCCTCATGGGTAATAGGAGTATATAATTGGCGGGGGCAAATTGTTTGGATGATAGATTTAGGACAGTTATTAGGTTTTACTCCTTGGTATCAACAATCAGTGGTTGCCTCCAATCATAAAGCAGTTGTTATTCATCCTAGCAGTCAAAATTTAAGAAATAGTGCTTCTGGTGATTTAATTGGTTTAATTGTTAGCGATGTAAATGATATTGAATTGTGCGACACCAGCGAAATTCATTCTCCTCCTGCTTCGGCAGTCACTCCTGAATTAGCACCATTTTTGAGAGGTTATTGGATTAAAAATAATGGTGAAATTATTGTGACGGTGGATGCAGACGCTATTTTTGCGGCTATGCCGAAGGAATAA
- a CDS encoding response regulator transcription factor, which produces MGNALIVDDSSTERKILTGYLQELGISVTTAESGEEALEKIKGNTPDLVVLDVVLPGKSGFEVCREIKSGTNTGKIPIIMCSTKGSEMDKFWGMKQGADAYIPKPVDKEEFLSAVKKLI; this is translated from the coding sequence ATGGGAAACGCATTAATTGTTGATGATTCTTCCACTGAAAGAAAAATTTTAACAGGTTATTTACAGGAATTGGGTATTAGTGTTACAACCGCCGAAAGTGGAGAGGAAGCCCTTGAAAAAATTAAAGGTAATACACCTGATCTAGTGGTTTTAGATGTGGTTTTGCCGGGGAAAAGTGGCTTTGAAGTATGTCGAGAAATAAAATCAGGTACAAATACAGGTAAAATACCTATTATTATGTGTTCTACAAAAGGTAGCGAGATGGACAAATTTTGGGGAATGAAGCAGGGTGCAGATGCTTATATTCCAAAACCAGTGGATAAAGAAGAATTCCTCAGTGCCGTCAAAAAACTAATTTAG
- a CDS encoding response regulator → MNSNENASNPIPFKEFTGVKQTGFFENLKQPRFSGQLLLTGPNHSKWVFYLYLGRLVYATGGNHPVRRWRRNLVAHLPNIPSHMAAIQADVDSLDLTGENNCWEYELLCFWVEQQKITLEQAAKMIRQNIVEVLFDVTQAMQVTCQLKPDKNLPFSTRLVLIDAEQLIAEAQKLWQAWQGAKIADRSPDMAPIIAQPQELQQQTNPQIYQTLSQLLDGQQTLRDLSVRMKRDVVTVTRSLLPYIQRGLVRLIEINDIEPPKLPQRNDSDSGILNNQKITVACVDDSPLICQTMEKIITEAGYNFVGINDALRAIAILLSKKPDIIFLDLIMPNANGYEICSQLRKLTFFKHTPIVILTGNDGIVDRVRAKMVGSSDFLGKPIDPALVLETIRKHLKIGVA, encoded by the coding sequence ATGAATTCTAACGAAAACGCTTCTAACCCAATACCGTTTAAAGAGTTTACAGGTGTCAAACAAACGGGTTTTTTTGAGAATTTAAAACAGCCCCGTTTTAGTGGTCAACTTCTGCTCACAGGACCCAATCACAGTAAATGGGTGTTTTATCTGTATTTAGGAAGATTGGTTTATGCCACAGGAGGAAATCACCCCGTCAGAAGGTGGCGTCGTAATTTAGTTGCCCACTTACCTAATATTCCTTCTCACATGGCGGCAATTCAAGCTGATGTAGATAGTTTGGATTTGACAGGAGAAAATAATTGTTGGGAATATGAGTTGTTATGTTTTTGGGTAGAGCAACAGAAAATAACTCTTGAACAAGCGGCGAAAATGATTCGTCAAAATATTGTTGAGGTTTTGTTTGATGTTACTCAGGCTATGCAGGTAACTTGTCAGTTAAAACCGGATAAAAACTTACCTTTTTCCACTCGTTTAGTTTTAATTGATGCAGAACAATTAATTGCAGAAGCTCAAAAATTGTGGCAAGCATGGCAAGGGGCAAAAATTGCCGATCGCTCTCCTGATATGGCACCTATCATAGCACAACCTCAAGAGTTGCAACAGCAAACTAATCCACAAATTTATCAAACCCTCAGTCAACTTTTAGATGGACAGCAGACTCTTAGAGATTTATCTGTAAGAATGAAAAGAGATGTTGTTACAGTGACTCGCTCTCTTTTACCCTATATCCAAAGGGGATTAGTTAGACTAATTGAAATCAATGATATAGAACCCCCTAAATTACCTCAAAGGAATGATTCTGACAGTGGTATTCTCAACAATCAGAAAATAACTGTTGCCTGTGTTGACGATAGCCCCTTGATTTGTCAAACCATGGAAAAAATTATCACTGAAGCTGGTTATAACTTTGTTGGTATTAATGATGCTTTAAGAGCGATCGCAATTTTACTATCAAAAAAACCAGATATTATCTTTCTCGACTTGATTATGCCTAATGCCAACGGTTATGAAATTTGTAGCCAACTGCGCAAACTAACATTTTTTAAACATACCCCCATTGTCATCCTCACAGGAAATGATGGTATTGTCGATAGAGTAAGAGCGAAAATGGTTGGCTCATCAGACTTTTTAGGTAAACCCATTGATCCTGCTTTGGTTTTAGAAACCATCCGTAAACATTTAAAAATAGGTGTTGCTTAA
- the urtC gene encoding urea ABC transporter permease subunit UrtC, producing MTNITFSQIRQEQKRKILIEIAIAVGAIIILSLILPLILSPFRLQLLGRFLALTIVALGIDLIWGYTGLLSLGHGIFFALGGYGIAMYLKLQLPDGQLPEFFTLYGVSELPWFWKPFYSFPFTVVAIFVIPAIVAGILGYLVFRNRIKGVYFSIITQAALIVFFNFFNGQQKLINGTNGLKTDTETIFGVVASSQTAQFAFYQFTILFLLLAYLLCRWLTSGRFGRLLIAIRDDENRVRFSGYNPTGFKVLVFAVSGAIAGVSGALYTLQTGIITPSIMEVAFSIEMVIWVAVGGRGTLLGAIIGTLLVRFGQTFLSEEFPEIWLFFQGALFLMVVTVLPDGIVGWWNNWAWLKLKSVLGLQPKLTTYPAIEQNPEVEMEKENIG from the coding sequence GTGACTAATATTACGTTTTCTCAAATTAGACAAGAACAAAAGCGTAAAATTTTAATAGAAATAGCTATAGCCGTTGGGGCAATAATTATTCTGTCGTTGATTTTGCCTCTTATACTCAGCCCTTTTCGATTGCAGTTATTGGGTAGGTTTTTAGCTTTGACTATTGTTGCTTTAGGGATTGATTTAATTTGGGGATATACAGGGTTACTCAGTTTAGGTCATGGAATTTTCTTTGCTTTAGGTGGTTATGGTATTGCCATGTACCTTAAATTACAATTACCCGATGGGCAGTTACCAGAATTTTTTACTCTGTATGGTGTGAGTGAGTTGCCTTGGTTTTGGAAACCTTTTTATTCTTTCCCTTTTACTGTGGTTGCCATTTTTGTCATTCCGGCTATTGTTGCTGGTATATTGGGGTATTTAGTTTTTCGTAATCGCATCAAGGGGGTTTATTTTTCGATTATTACTCAAGCGGCACTCATTGTGTTTTTTAACTTCTTCAACGGACAACAGAAACTAATTAATGGTACTAATGGTTTAAAAACAGATACTGAAACTATTTTTGGTGTGGTTGCTAGTTCTCAAACTGCTCAATTTGCCTTTTATCAATTTACAATTCTTTTTTTACTTTTGGCTTATCTTCTTTGTCGTTGGTTAACCAGTGGCAGATTCGGACGTTTGTTGATAGCTATTCGAGATGATGAAAATAGAGTTAGATTTTCTGGCTATAATCCCACAGGATTCAAGGTTTTAGTATTTGCGGTTTCAGGTGCGATCGCGGGAGTTTCAGGGGCTTTATACACTCTACAAACGGGGATTATTACTCCCAGTATTATGGAAGTTGCTTTCTCCATTGAAATGGTTATCTGGGTTGCCGTCGGCGGTAGAGGAACATTATTAGGAGCGATAATAGGTACTTTATTAGTAAGATTTGGACAAACATTCCTGAGTGAAGAATTTCCAGAAATTTGGCTTTTCTTTCAGGGAGCATTATTCCTGATGGTAGTGACGGTATTACCTGATGGTATTGTGGGATGGTGGAATAATTGGGCATGGCTCAAATTAAAATCGGTTCTAGGCTTACAACCCAAACTCACTACCTATCCTGCCATTGAACAAAATCCCGAAGTTGAAATGGAAAAAGAAAACATTGGCTAA